A region of Kwoniella shandongensis chromosome 14, complete sequence DNA encodes the following proteins:
- a CDS encoding isocitrate dehydrogenase, NAD-dependent, giving the protein MFARSASRSVASSLRSVKTPVRFYNSAFQSSTPTSAFAGKKGANGNYTVTLVPGDGIGPEIAESVKTIFKAAKAPIEWEEVDVTPILKDGKTVIPDEAIKSIKKNTVALKGPLATPIGKGHVSLNLTLRRTFSLFANVRPCVSIQGYKTAYDNVNTVLIRENTEGEYSGIEHEIVDGVVQSIKLITREASERVARYAFHYASENGRNKVTAVHKANIMKMSDGMFLTACRDVAKEYPNIAYDEDLLDRVCLRIATDPTPFADRVMVMPNLYGDILSDLSAGLIGGLGLTPSGNIGKDASIFEAVHGSAPDIAGKGLANPTALLLSSLMMLRHMGLYELADKIEKAALSTIAEGKAITGDLGGKASTQQYTEAILAKLQ; this is encoded by the exons ATGTTCGCCCGATCAGCCTCAAGGAGCGTCGCCTCTTCCCTCCGTTCTGTCAAG ACCCCTGTCAGATTCTACAACTCTGCCTTCCAGTCATCTACCCCTACCTCTGCCTTTGCCGGTAAGAAGGGCGCAAAC GGCAACTACACCGTCACCCTCGTCCCTGGTGATGGTATCGGTCCCGAGATTGCTGAGAGTGTGAAGACCATCTTCAAGGCTGCCAAG GCCCCTATCGAATGGGAGGAGGTCGACGTTACACCCATCCTCAAGGATGGAAAGACTGTCATCCCTGACGAGGCTATCAAGAGCATCAAGAAGAACACTGTTGCTCTCAAGGGTCCCCTCGCTACCCCTA TCGGAAAGGGTCACGTCTCCCTCAACCTTACCCTCCGACGAacattctccctcttcgccaaCGTCCGACCATGTGTTTCCATCCAAGGATACAAGACTGCTTACGACAACGTCAACACTGTCTTGATCCGAGAGAACACTGAGGGAGAGTACTCTGGTATCGAGCACGAG ATTGTCGACGGTGTTGTGCAGAGTATCAAGCTTATCACCCGAGAGGCTTCCGAAC GTGTTGCTCGATATGCTTTCCACTACGCGTCTGAGAACGGCAGGAACAAGGTTACCGCCGTCCACAAGGCCAACATCAT GAAGATGTCCGACGGAATGTTCCTTACTGCCTGTAGAGATGTCGCCAAGGAGTACCCCAACATCGCTTACGACGAGGACCTCCTTGACCGAGTCTgcttgagg ATTGCTACCGACCCTACACCTTTCGCTGACCGAGTCATGGTTATGCCTAACTT GTACGGTGACATCTTGTCTGATCTTTCAGCTGGTTTGATcggtggtctcggtctcACTCCCTCCGGAAACATCGGCAAG GACGCCTCCATCTTCGAGGCCGTCCACGGTTCCGCTCCCGACATTGCCGGTAAGGGTCTTGCCAACCCTAccgctctccttctctcctctttgatGATGCTCCG ACACATGGGATTGTACGAGCTCGCcgacaagatcgagaaggctGCTCTTTCC ACCATCGCCGAGGGTAAGGCTATCACTGGCGACTTGGGTGGTAAGGCTTCTACTCAACAATACACCGAGGCTATCTTGGCCAAGCTCCAGTAG